In a genomic window of Amblyomma americanum isolate KBUSLIRL-KWMA chromosome 4, ASM5285725v1, whole genome shotgun sequence:
- the LOC144128373 gene encoding transmembrane 7 superfamily member 3-like, which yields MRECAKMRNFVIVLCFLSLVRDGELKDEQLKTTNSIVIDVSSGLKAYHVRTSLLGRSLTTFRATGIPSDASYLLFQAHTQNVPVTIAYNAEVPAPAAASDTGTNTGLVIVLEAWTTDATTYIHNSNIDNVTALLVVNVHGSKDPVPGGCNMEFPVEVSPFLRLVLKSTELAVEFQHASGGVPREAPAPKCSRSLPFFRYDLYVYYLDQWDLSEDHYLTAISKMLDPTSVKSNAHPVKAYRENPKTRALFLTYPGEGAVYTVLVQQATWDGKIHEAAYVPIATYGCLWYTQSEMCRRLESAWGLVVALLLSVAGLIICFRGHRFFSFQMFFFGFLAFALISFMVFIAISRASARDGLVAALVGGVLGGILWMAVWWLIAIPVLSISLSGLMFGFLVAATFLFTPLGEVAFLQNSMSYWVFLSCIMLLPTVLLLPQAKLLSVLSCTLVGSYCTILAADQYLGTSLSYVVLNVVRRSLVPGGYQASNAVPFQLNDVLLSLTWGALFLLGTVLQLWSERGRAPFPQSPYHKWIRERSSAGQPLLAATQLPPPAYGSIGGSAPPYDPPPTYGAF from the exons ATGCGTGAATGTGCGAAGATGAGGAACTTTGTGATCGTGTTGTGCTTTCTTTCTCTGGTGCGCGATGGAGAATTAAAAG ATGAACAACTAAAAACCACAAATAGCATTGTCATAGATGTGTCAAGCGGTTTGAAGGCATACCATGTGAGGACTTCTTTGCTGGGACGATCGCTGACTACATTTCGTGCAACTGGCATCCCATCGGACGCTAGTTATCTGCTGTTCCAAGCACACACACAGAATGTGCCGGTGACCATTGCATACAATGCGGAGGTGCCTGCTCCAGCTGCGGCCAGTGACACAGGCACCAACACTGGCTTGGTCATTGTGCTTGAAGCGTGGACCACAGATGCTACCACCTATATCCACAATTCAAACATCGACAACGTCACGGCACTACTTGTAGTCAACGTGCATGGCTCAAAAG ACCCGGTGCCCGGGGGCTGCAACATGGAGTTCCCTGTCGAGGTGTCACCATTCCTCCGGCTCGTGCTGAAGTCGACGGAGCTGGCCGTGGAGTTTCAACATGCCAGCGGGGGTGTACCAAGGGAGGCCCCAGCTCCCAAGTGCAGTCGCAGCcttccattcttccgatatgacTTGTACGTCTACTATCTCGATCAGTGGGACCTCTCGGAAGACCACTACCTGACCGCCATCTCCAAAATGCTCGATCCTACGTCAGTGAAAAGCAATGCCCATCCG GTGAAAGCTTATCGTGAGAACCCGAAGACCCGGGCACTCTTCCTGACTTACCCCGGTGAAGGCGCCGTGTACACGGTGCTCGTGCAGCAGGCCACCTGGGATGGCAAAATCCACGAGGCAGCCTATGTGCCCATTGCTACTTATGGGTGCCTGTGGTACACCCAGTCTGAAATGTGTCGTCGGCTCG AGAGTGCCTGGGGACTCGTGGTTGCTCTGCTCTTGAGTGTTGCTGGCCTCATCATCTGCTTCAGGGGACACCGATTTTTCTCGTTTC AGATGTTCTTCTTTGGCTTTCTTGCATTTGCACTGATCAGCTTCATGGTATTCATTGCCATATCAAGGGCATCTGCGCGTG ATGGACTTGTGGCCGCACTGGTTGGAGGGGTTCTTGGTGGAATCCTATGGATGGCGGTCTGGTGGTTAATTGCCATCCCGGTGCTGTCCATATCACTCTCAGGATTAATGTTCGGCTTCCTGGTCGCTGCCACTTTTCTCTTCACACCTCTAG GggaagtggcatttcttcagaACAGTATGAGTTACTGGGTCTTCCTCAGCTGTATTATGCTGCTACCCACAGTGCTTTTGCTCCCGCAAGCCAAATTG CTGAGCGTGCTGTCGTGCACATTAGTAGGCAGCTACTGCACCATCCTCGCAGCAGACCAGTACTTGGGAACATCGTTGTCATATGTGGTGCTTAATGTTGTGCGACGATCATTAGTTCCAGGCGGCTACCAGGCAAGCAACGCAGTTCCCTTTCAGCTAAATG ACGTGCTGCTGTCCCTGACATGGGGAGCTCTCTTTCTACTGGGAACCGTGCTGCAGCTGTGGTCAGAACGAGGCAGGGCACCCTTCCCCCAGTCGCCATACCACAAGTGGATTCGAGAACGCAGCTCTGCAGGGCAGCCCCTACTGGCAGCGACGCAGCTACCACCACCTGCCTATGGAAGCATCGGCGGCTCTGCACCTCCTTATGACCCACCGCCCACCTATGGGGCATTCTGA